The following are encoded together in the Methylorubrum sp. B1-46 genome:
- a CDS encoding S1C family serine protease: MPDRFVRIALGVTLGLLIAFVAQPYILAFLYSADAPRSVTARGDLSAAEKTTVDLFARAAPSVVHVFAQAAAQGRALMEPDDEFGQGEQQQGSGTQTGTGFVWDAAGHVVTNNHVVEAATKGGGSISVRLASGEVVGARVVGTAPSYDLAVLQLGRVAKMPPPLAVGTSADLKVGQSAFAIGNPFGLDHTLTTGVISALQRRLPTQEGRELSGVIQTDAAINPGNSGGPLLDSAGRLIGVNTAIFSPSGASAGIGFAVPVDVVNRVVPDLIKNGRVRNPGIGIIAGQEATAARLGIDGVVVLRVLPGSPAAQAGLRGVDPRSGTIGDVIVGANGHPVHRLSDLTAVVEEAGLDRPVTLLVERDGRVRTVRVNTADVAQTRL; encoded by the coding sequence GTGCCGGATCGTTTCGTGCGGATCGCCTTGGGCGTCACTCTCGGGCTGCTGATCGCCTTCGTGGCGCAGCCCTACATCCTCGCCTTCCTGTACTCGGCGGACGCGCCGCGTTCGGTGACCGCGCGCGGTGACCTGTCGGCGGCGGAGAAAACGACGGTCGACCTGTTCGCCCGCGCCGCGCCCTCCGTCGTCCACGTCTTCGCCCAGGCGGCGGCGCAAGGACGTGCGCTGATGGAGCCGGATGACGAGTTCGGCCAGGGAGAGCAGCAGCAGGGCTCCGGCACACAGACCGGCACGGGCTTCGTGTGGGACGCCGCCGGCCATGTCGTGACCAACAACCACGTGGTCGAGGCCGCGACCAAAGGTGGCGGTTCGATCTCGGTGCGGCTCGCCTCCGGCGAGGTGGTGGGCGCGCGGGTCGTCGGCACCGCGCCGAGCTACGATCTCGCCGTGCTCCAGCTCGGACGCGTCGCCAAGATGCCCCCGCCGCTCGCCGTCGGAACCTCGGCCGACCTCAAGGTCGGGCAATCGGCCTTCGCCATCGGCAACCCGTTCGGCCTCGACCACACCCTGACGACCGGCGTCATCAGCGCGCTCCAGCGCCGCCTGCCGACGCAGGAGGGCCGTGAATTGTCGGGCGTGATCCAGACCGATGCGGCGATCAATCCGGGCAATTCCGGTGGACCCTTGCTCGACTCCGCGGGCCGTCTCATCGGCGTCAACACGGCGATCTTCTCGCCCTCGGGCGCCAGCGCCGGCATCGGTTTCGCGGTGCCGGTCGATGTGGTGAACCGGGTGGTGCCGGACCTGATCAAGAACGGGCGCGTACGAAATCCCGGCATCGGCATCATCGCCGGCCAGGAGGCGACCGCCGCGCGCCTCGGCATCGACGGCGTCGTGGTGCTGCGGGTGCTCCCCGGCTCGCCGGCGGCGCAGGCGGGTTTGCGCGGTGTCGATCCCCGCAGCGGCACTATCGGCGACGTCATCGTCGGGGCCAACGGTCACCCGGTCCACCGCCTGTCGGATCTCACCGCCGTCGTCGAGGAGGCGGGGCTCGACCGCCCGGTCACATTGCTGGTGGAGCGCGACGGCCGGGTGCGGACCGTTCGGGTGAACACGGCGGATGTGGCGCAGACGCGGTTGTGA
- a CDS encoding DnaJ domain-containing protein, with protein sequence MLLALGLLALIGFWWLGRRNGRLPFGLTPRLLAGYTLLAAAFVLSLRGSFLLALLLGAGGAWLTEGEAGVIRRVRAWRGYREPQPLRTASLELEFAFDGAPVDGTLFVGPFAGRRLSAVPTEALIELTILLRPHDPEGTRLLEAYLDRRQSGWRVDADSDRDPRSGGAAKPGTMTEEEAYQVLGLERGASLEEVRAAHRALMKRLHPDQGGSVERAARVNAARDRLVNRHR encoded by the coding sequence ATGCTCCTCGCCCTCGGCCTTCTGGCGCTCATCGGATTCTGGTGGCTCGGCCGCCGCAACGGGCGCCTGCCCTTCGGCCTGACGCCCCGGCTGCTCGCCGGTTACACCCTGCTGGCCGCGGCCTTCGTGCTGTCGCTGCGCGGCAGCTTCCTCCTTGCCCTATTGCTCGGCGCGGGTGGAGCCTGGCTGACGGAGGGCGAGGCGGGCGTGATCCGTCGGGTCCGCGCGTGGCGTGGGTATCGCGAACCGCAGCCCCTGCGCACGGCCTCGCTCGAACTCGAATTCGCCTTCGACGGCGCGCCGGTGGACGGGACCCTCTTCGTGGGCCCCTTCGCCGGGCGCCGTCTCTCGGCGGTGCCGACGGAGGCGCTGATCGAGCTGACGATCCTTCTGCGCCCGCACGATCCCGAGGGCACGCGCCTGTTAGAGGCGTATCTCGACCGCCGGCAATCCGGCTGGCGTGTAGACGCTGATAGCGACCGAGACCCGCGGTCGGGCGGCGCGGCGAAGCCAGGGACGATGACGGAGGAGGAGGCTTATCAGGTCCTGGGGCTTGAGCGCGGGGCGTCCCTGGAGGAGGTCCGCGCGGCTCATCGGGCGCTGATGAAGCGGCTGCATCCCGACCAGGGCGGCAGCGTCGAGCGGGCGGCGCGTGTGAACGCGGCGCGTGACAGGCTGGTGAACCGACATCGCTAG